The Apibacter raozihei DNA segment GAGATTTTACTTATGAAAATAGTTGGAGTATATTATTAGAAACCGAATTAATAAATGTATTGAATAGTAAAGTTTATACATTATATGAATATCAATATAATGGTGGACGTGGTTTTGATATATATATTGATATAAAAGTTTATTTGTATAAACATTCAGGTTATCCAAATAATATTCACAAAAAAATTGATGTTGAGTATCGTAATTTATCTCTTTCAGGATATATAAAATCAGAGGTAATATTAATTACACATTTTAACGGATAAGGTCAAAAATAGATCTACTTTTATTTGTAGTTTAATAAAAAGTAATAAGTAGTTGTATTAATAAATATGTTTTTTGATATTAATTCTTTTAATTTTTTATAAAAGATTCTTTAATTTTTCCATTAGAGGTATAAATAACTAAGGTATACTCTCCTTCATATAGAGCCTCAAGAGTAATGGCACGTTCGTTGGTAAAGATTCCTGAGAGTACTTTTATATCATTGATGTCGAATATTTCGAATGGGGCAGGGGCTATATTTTTATTGATAAACAAAGTATCCATAACTATATTTGGATGTATTATAATAGAAGAATCGCTCTTTGTTTCCGTATGCATTGTTACTTTCTGTTCTACGGGTTTTTCAGGAATTAACAGTTCCGAAAAGGAATCATCCTTTATCTTGTCTACCGGAGGTAATTCAGTATTTTTTTCTGCAGTTGAGGTAAGTAACTCTTTTTCTTGGTTGGAAAAAGTATCCGTTACATGTATTTCATCAGTAGAATCAGCGATTTTTTCAGAATTTTCCGGTTCTGGTAGTATTATTTTTTGAACAGAACTGTTCTGTATTTCCGTATTACTTTTTCCTTTATGTTCCTCGTTTCTTACAGTAATAAACACCTCAGAAAAGGAATCATTTTGTATCTTGTCTACCGGAGGTAGTTCAACATTTTTTTCAGCAGTTGAGATAAGCAACTCTTTTTCCTGATCGAGGAGAAGCTCAGCCAGTTGGGTTTCCGCACTGGTGGTAGGTTCTGTTTCCTTCAAGCTTTCCGGATTTGTTAGTACTTCAGGTGCTTTAGCCAAAGATTCAGTGGGAATTTCATCAATTTCTATAAGTTGGGAGATATTTTTTTGGGGAGTAGGATCAAACGTTGGTTCAGGAGTAACTGATGAAAGGCTTTTTGTAGACGCAATGGCTTTAGATGGGGTATTTTCCGGTGATTGTGCAGGAATTTGAACGGCAATTTTTTCGGTTTTTTCATCCGTTATATTAGGTAAAGTTTCTTCTTGCAGGCCTGTTTCTTGGGATATGGCTGCGAGAGTTGTAGGTGCTTCCGGTTGGCTGGTTGCATTGCGGTTGGTAAAAGTAAGAGAGGCAAGTTGGGGAAGACCTTCCAAAACTAAATTTTTAACATTCATCAGCTGCTGAGATTTTACCTGAATATCCAAAGACCTAAGGTTGGGTAAGTTTTTTACCACCAGACTATCTATACCTGAATCAGTAGGTAATTGCAATTGAGTGATTTGTGGTAAATTTTCCAGATAGAGAGAAGGGTTTTTATCGTCTTTGGCTGAATAATGAAAAAGAGACAGAGCCGATAAATCTGCCAGTTTTATTCTCGATAGATTTTTACCTTCCAGATGCAGCTCTTTTAAAGCAGGCAGCTTAGTAAGAGTTACAGATTTTTGATTGTCCCCGCATTGTAGTATCTCCAAATTAGGTGCAAAGCTAAGATGCTCTGAAGTTAAATGCTCAGGAAATTGGTCGGTAAACAAGATTTTTAAATTAGGTTGTTGTCCATACAGCATAGTTACCTTATATTGGTAAAGTTCGGTAAGCTGGGTAAGTTCGGAAATATCAAACTTTATCTTAGCATACGGTGAACCGTAACAGGTTAGGCTGCGCAGATTAGTGAAATTTTTAATCCAGCGGGTATCCGGCCGTTCCGCCGGTATAAGTAAACTTTCTAATGATAATACCAGGCTGTATACCTCTAACGCTTCTTCTTTTGATATTTCACCATCCCCATTACTATCTATTTTTATAGCATTGCCTAGGCCGTTGCGA contains these protein-coding regions:
- a CDS encoding T9SS type A sorting domain-containing protein is translated as MNARIFSFSSFIIFLMLSSILPAQNISFRDSFLKEYLLISSPYNAIARNGLGNAIKIDSNGDGEISKEEALEVYSLVLSLESLLIPAERPDTRWIKNFTNLRSLTCYGSPYAKIKFDISELTQLTELYQYKVTMLYGQQPNLKILFTDQFPEHLTSEHLSFAPNLEILQCGDNQKSVTLTKLPALKELHLEGKNLSRIKLADLSALSLFHYSAKDDKNPSLYLENLPQITQLQLPTDSGIDSLVVKNLPNLRSLDIQVKSQQLMNVKNLVLEGLPQLASLTFTNRNATSQPEAPTTLAAISQETGLQEETLPNITDEKTEKIAVQIPAQSPENTPSKAIASTKSLSSVTPEPTFDPTPQKNISQLIEIDEIPTESLAKAPEVLTNPESLKETEPTTSAETQLAELLLDQEKELLISTAEKNVELPPVDKIQNDSFSEVFITVRNEEHKGKSNTEIQNSSVQKIILPEPENSEKIADSTDEIHVTDTFSNQEKELLTSTAEKNTELPPVDKIKDDSFSELLIPEKPVEQKVTMHTETKSDSSIIIHPNIVMDTLFINKNIAPAPFEIFDINDIKVLSGIFTNERAITLEALYEGEYTLVIYTSNGKIKESFIKN